In Caproicibacterium amylolyticum, a genomic segment contains:
- a CDS encoding recombinase family protein, whose product MQKIVTDITPTMSQAPAKKRVAAYARVSSGKDAMLHSLAAQIDYYSNFIRQNLEWNFVEVYADEALTGTKDNRAEFKRLLDDCRKGLIDMVITKSISRFARNTVLMLNTVRELKLLGVDVYFEEQNIHSVSGDGELMLTILASFAQEESLSCSENCKWRIRNNFKDGIPNNLRIYGYDFADKQLVVNPAEAEVVRMIYTDYLNGMGKNAIMRNLIALGVPTKNGGRWSEGAIYVILRNEKYTGNMLLQKTFSENHLTKAKRINKGKLPMYYTKGTHEAIIEQSVFDEVQTEIARRAQKFSTAPKTPSYSEFTGKIHCGICGANFRRKTTTYNVAWCCATFNKKGRAFCSSKQIPENILKKTAVGVLGLAEYDASVFKAKIEEIRVPENGILLFVFTDGREVLRTWENKPRSEGWTAEMRKEAQKRTLERKAQ is encoded by the coding sequence ATGCAAAAGATAGTTACAGATATTACTCCCACAATGTCGCAAGCTCCCGCCAAAAAGCGAGTTGCCGCATATGCGAGAGTATCCAGTGGGAAGGATGCCATGCTGCATTCACTTGCCGCGCAGATTGATTATTACAGTAATTTCATACGCCAGAACCTAGAATGGAATTTCGTCGAGGTCTATGCCGATGAAGCTCTGACAGGTACAAAAGATAACCGTGCTGAATTTAAGCGGCTGCTTGACGATTGCCGGAAGGGTCTTATTGATATGGTTATCACAAAATCAATTTCCCGATTTGCCAGAAATACGGTACTCATGCTGAATACTGTTCGTGAGCTGAAGCTGCTGGGAGTGGACGTTTATTTCGAAGAACAGAATATCCATTCCGTCAGCGGCGACGGCGAATTAATGCTGACAATCTTGGCATCCTTTGCGCAGGAAGAGAGCCTTTCCTGCAGCGAGAACTGTAAGTGGCGCATCCGTAATAATTTCAAGGACGGCATACCAAATAATCTACGCATTTACGGTTACGATTTTGCCGACAAACAATTAGTTGTCAATCCCGCCGAAGCCGAGGTCGTGCGAATGATTTATACCGATTATCTAAACGGCATGGGCAAGAATGCCATTATGCGCAATCTGATCGCTTTGGGTGTGCCGACAAAGAATGGTGGTCGATGGTCTGAAGGCGCCATTTACGTAATTTTGAGGAATGAAAAGTATACGGGAAATATGCTCTTGCAGAAGACATTTTCCGAAAACCACCTTACAAAGGCGAAACGGATAAACAAAGGCAAGCTGCCGATGTATTACACGAAAGGGACGCATGAAGCTATCATTGAGCAGAGTGTTTTTGACGAGGTTCAAACCGAGATTGCCCGACGCGCCCAAAAATTTTCAACCGCGCCGAAGACACCTTCCTACTCCGAATTTACAGGAAAAATCCACTGCGGTATTTGCGGCGCAAATTTTCGCAGAAAAACGACGACGTATAACGTCGCATGGTGCTGCGCTACCTTTAATAAGAAAGGCAGAGCCTTTTGCAGCTCCAAGCAAATACCGGAAAATATCCTGAAGAAAACAGCGGTGGGGGTTCTTGGGCTTGCCGAATATGACGCTTCTGTTTTTAAGGCGAAAATTGAGGAAATCCGTGTGCCGGAAAACGGCATCCTGCTTTTTGTATTCACGGATGGCAGAGAGGTTCTTCGCACCTGGGAAAACAAGCCGCGGAGTGAAGGCTGGACTGCTGAAATGCGAAAAGAAGCTCAAAAAAGGACATTGGAGAGGAAGGCACAATGA
- a CDS encoding SHOCT domain-containing protein encodes MLYRRPIRKGIISTENYAIIDTIPSRKYRPIFVGCLLGNGVAISENQR; translated from the coding sequence TTGTTATATCGCCGACCGATTCGGAAAGGCATAATTTCCACCGAGAATTACGCCATAATTGATACAATTCCAAGCCGTAAATACAGACCGATTTTTGTCGGATGTTTATTGGGAAATGGCGTTGCTATATCTGAGAACCAGAGGTAA
- a CDS encoding sigma factor-like helix-turn-helix DNA-binding protein, which yields MCSGGSNPTDFSHIGRRVSMMTEAQKESLRFLRLEGCGYATIANTLGVSVNTVKSYCRRNNLSCIQKPVQSAEKEKLSLSYCQHCGKPLMVTVKTKPRRFCSDACRVAWWNSHQESVKKKAVYHLVCAGCGKLFDSYGNKSRRYCCHTCYIADRFGKA from the coding sequence TTGTGTTCAGGGGGTTCGAATCCTACCGATTTTTCGCATATCGGTAGGAGGGTATCGATGATGACAGAAGCTCAAAAAGAATCACTTCGTTTTTTACGTTTAGAAGGCTGCGGATATGCGACGATTGCAAATACTCTTGGTGTTTCTGTTAATACGGTAAAAAGTTATTGCCGAAGAAACAATCTGTCCTGTATTCAGAAACCGGTTCAGAGCGCCGAAAAAGAAAAACTCTCTTTGTCATACTGTCAGCACTGCGGAAAACCGCTCATGGTGACAGTAAAAACAAAGCCGCGCCGTTTTTGTTCAGACGCTTGCCGTGTGGCATGGTGGAACAGCCATCAGGAAAGCGTCAAGAAAAAGGCGGTCTATCATCTGGTATGTGCAGGCTGCGGCAAATTGTTTGACAGCTACGGTAATAAAAGCCGTCGCTACTGCTGCCACACTTGTTATATCGCCGACCGATTCGGAAAGGCATAA
- a CDS encoding peptidoglycan recognition protein family protein → MNLHKLILTNSACYKAGRTINPKGIMVHSTGANNPNLRRYVGPDGGLLGKNPNNNDWNQDRPGGRNVCVHAFIGRLMDGSIAAYQTLPWNYRGWHCGGSGNDTHIGFEICEDGLTDTAYFGKVYTEAVELCVYLCKLYGLTEKNVICHSEGFKLGIASNHSDVMHWFPRFGKSMDIFREDVRKDLAGIAAPVVFSVGDRVILNGAVYADSYGGGKGRTFQNKTCTVTRIVDLKRSCPYLLDALGWVTKDSIRKA, encoded by the coding sequence ATGAATCTGCATAAACTCATTCTGACGAATAGCGCATGCTACAAGGCGGGCAGAACCATCAATCCGAAGGGTATTATGGTGCACTCTACCGGGGCGAACAACCCCAATCTCAGGCGCTATGTCGGACCCGACGGCGGCCTGCTCGGGAAAAATCCGAACAATAACGACTGGAATCAGGACAGGCCAGGCGGCAGAAATGTCTGCGTTCACGCTTTCATCGGCAGGCTGATGGACGGTTCCATTGCCGCCTATCAGACACTGCCATGGAACTATCGCGGCTGGCACTGCGGCGGCTCCGGCAACGACACGCACATCGGGTTTGAAATCTGCGAGGATGGGCTAACAGATACGGCGTATTTTGGCAAGGTCTATACTGAAGCGGTGGAGCTTTGCGTGTATCTCTGCAAACTCTATGGTCTGACTGAGAAGAACGTCATTTGCCACTCCGAAGGGTTTAAGCTAGGAATCGCCAGCAATCACAGTGACGTCATGCACTGGTTCCCGAGGTTCGGCAAGTCGATGGATATCTTCCGTGAGGATGTCAGAAAGGATCTGGCCGGGATCGCGGCGCCTGTAGTATTTTCTGTCGGCGACAGGGTTATTCTCAACGGCGCGGTTTACGCCGACAGCTACGGCGGCGGGAAGGGACGAACGTTTCAGAACAAGACTTGTACCGTTACCCGCATCGTCGATCTTAAACGCAGCTGCCCATACCTGCTGGACGCGCTGGGTTGGGTAACAAAAGACAGCATCCGGAAAGCATAA
- a CDS encoding phage holin family protein — translation MKTIWNWAQAVFAVLGGFLGWFLGGLDGVLYALIAFVVIDYLTGVMCAVLDKKLSSEIGAKGIFKKVLIFALVGVGHILDELVLGGDGVIRTAVVFFYLSNEGVSILENAAHIGLPVPQKLKDVLEQLHNRGNKEDNS, via the coding sequence ATGAAAACAATCTGGAACTGGGCGCAGGCGGTCTTTGCCGTTCTGGGCGGTTTCCTCGGGTGGTTCCTTGGCGGGCTTGATGGAGTCCTCTACGCCCTCATCGCGTTTGTGGTGATCGACTATCTGACTGGCGTAATGTGTGCCGTTCTTGACAAAAAACTTTCCAGCGAGATCGGTGCGAAGGGTATTTTCAAGAAGGTGCTAATTTTCGCACTGGTGGGCGTCGGGCATATTCTGGACGAACTGGTTTTAGGCGGAGACGGGGTCATCCGCACGGCGGTCGTGTTTTTCTACCTGAGCAACGAGGGCGTTTCCATTTTGGAGAACGCCGCACACATCGGTCTGCCTGTTCCACAGAAGCTCAAGGACGTATTGGAACAGCTGCACAATCGCGGTAACAAGGAGGACAACTCATGA
- a CDS encoding DUF859 family phage minor structural protein: MSEIVSTLQNGSQVKVVYSYTQNISANTSTITAALYVHRDSYGPSTDSSCSAYININGSRAMTYMSGFTIGSSWVQIGSTAAMSVAHNADGTKIVNITGYFNSSVTAKLENLNVSQNITLTTIPRASQITASINSFNIGGSITIYTNRKSTTFTHALNLYFGSYTTTIAYNITDSYVWNTASWASSLYQQIPNSNTGTGTLRLITYDADSNMVGYTEVGITAHVINSNPTFTGFSYQDVDSNTVTLTGNSSLIVQSKSNIQVTVTSAAAQNYAAISSYKVQYGSKTVTSSSSVISFGTVSASDSLIVTVIDSRGNSNSQSSTLTTIAYSSPAFSSVSLARVNNIEAGAILTCTGNYAAYMVTKSQYFLKYRYKTTASGTWSSYVTITPAMSGGDFSFNASIGNFDINSSFNFEIAASDYYTAVTQSALLPTAKPVFSIRDGQIGINKIPEDGALDVSGDIYTSGNKTYSDGYHPNADTVGGLHVLKGSASGTIATSTAYGSIYYSADISVNFGATLPSIPAVTTGLYTNGIGFVKIKSVSTTGFICNLVNAVTSSGVSYVIYWVAAY; this comes from the coding sequence ATGTCTGAAATTGTCAGCACCCTGCAAAACGGTTCGCAGGTCAAGGTGGTCTACTCTTATACGCAGAATATTTCCGCAAACACCTCAACAATCACTGCTGCCCTGTATGTTCACCGCGACAGCTACGGGCCTTCCACCGATTCGAGCTGCTCGGCTTACATTAATATAAACGGCTCGCGGGCCATGACGTACATGTCGGGTTTTACCATCGGGTCAAGCTGGGTGCAGATCGGCAGTACAGCCGCCATGAGCGTCGCACATAACGCCGACGGCACGAAGATTGTTAACATTACCGGGTATTTCAATTCCAGCGTCACCGCGAAGCTGGAAAATCTCAACGTTTCCCAAAATATCACGCTGACGACCATTCCAAGGGCGAGTCAGATTACGGCTTCCATTAATTCATTCAATATCGGCGGTTCCATTACAATTTACACGAATCGGAAAAGCACCACCTTCACGCACGCTCTGAATCTCTACTTTGGAAGCTATACGACCACAATTGCCTACAACATTACCGACAGCTATGTTTGGAACACCGCGTCGTGGGCTTCTTCCCTGTACCAGCAGATTCCAAACTCGAACACAGGAACCGGCACGCTCCGGCTGATCACCTACGACGCGGACAGCAACATGGTTGGCTATACGGAAGTGGGAATCACCGCTCATGTCATAAACAGCAATCCGACATTCACCGGCTTTTCCTATCAGGATGTGGATTCCAACACGGTCACGCTGACCGGAAATTCCTCTCTGATTGTTCAGTCGAAATCCAATATTCAGGTAACCGTGACCAGCGCGGCTGCGCAAAACTACGCAGCCATTTCGTCTTACAAAGTGCAGTATGGTTCCAAAACGGTGACGAGCAGTTCCAGCGTGATCAGTTTCGGCACCGTGTCCGCAAGCGACAGTCTGATCGTAACCGTCATCGACAGCCGGGGCAATTCGAACTCACAATCTTCCACTCTTACAACAATCGCCTATTCCTCGCCCGCGTTTTCTTCCGTGTCGCTGGCTCGCGTGAACAACATCGAAGCCGGAGCGATTTTGACGTGCACCGGCAATTATGCGGCGTATATGGTAACAAAAAGCCAGTATTTCCTGAAATACCGGTACAAAACAACCGCGTCGGGGACGTGGAGCAGTTATGTCACAATCACTCCGGCGATGAGTGGCGGAGACTTTTCGTTTAACGCCAGCATCGGAAACTTCGACATCAATTCGTCATTTAACTTTGAGATCGCGGCGTCCGATTACTACACCGCAGTAACACAATCAGCCTTACTGCCTACGGCAAAGCCGGTTTTCTCTATCCGTGACGGGCAGATAGGTATCAACAAAATTCCGGAAGATGGAGCGCTCGACGTGAGCGGCGATATATACACCTCCGGCAATAAAACCTACAGCGACGGCTACCATCCAAACGCCGACACTGTGGGCGGTCTGCATGTTCTGAAAGGCTCGGCGAGTGGCACAATCGCCACATCAACGGCCTATGGTTCGATTTATTATTCAGCCGATATTTCGGTTAATTTCGGAGCTACCCTGCCGAGCATTCCGGCAGTGACCACTGGCTTATACACAAACGGTATTGGTTTTGTCAAAATCAAATCCGTATCAACTACGGGATTTATCTGCAATCTTGTAAATGCGGTAACTTCATCTGGCGTTAGCTATGTGATTTACTGGGTTGCAGCGTATTAA